A part of Candidatus Palauibacter scopulicola genomic DNA contains:
- a CDS encoding 6-bladed beta-propeller has product MSGKLTASTRNSWFIAFVVCTGILVVCAGVPRPAAAQALLPIADRAGDCTVRLREVLRLGDPGDPGTIGSRPEITRTAAGEYIVASVENRGQLLVFDSDGAFLETLGGNGDGPGEYRVPGRMRPGSDGSLRILDLVNRRITLLSADGGWIETTDIRSLHGLDFAVIDRGERYAVSGFGQVDDVLGATTEIVDRGGVRSASLGATPVESWVVNFFRAPVAVDGEGSVWTTRAGEYGFEAWDPEGGSGPRARLAGDPEWFDPGPPQPGAPVSAPAPSIVISLRFDRGLLWAGTWVADENREASSGAAPSPLELDRLLDTVLDVIDPASGALIARIQRDEALRGTGDDALLFGVREDGGIARAVIFEPALAGPACPSSMSPGM; this is encoded by the coding sequence ATGAGCGGCAAGCTGACGGCATCGACCCGCAATTCGTGGTTCATCGCCTTCGTCGTCTGTACGGGAATCCTGGTCGTCTGTGCGGGAGTTCCGCGGCCGGCGGCGGCCCAGGCGCTCCTGCCGATTGCGGACCGGGCGGGGGACTGCACGGTTCGGCTCCGGGAAGTGCTGCGTCTCGGCGATCCCGGCGACCCGGGAACGATCGGAAGCCGCCCGGAGATCACCCGGACCGCGGCGGGCGAATACATCGTCGCGAGCGTCGAGAACCGCGGCCAACTGCTCGTATTCGATTCCGACGGCGCGTTCCTGGAGACCCTTGGAGGGAACGGAGACGGGCCCGGCGAGTATCGCGTCCCGGGCCGCATGCGTCCCGGATCCGATGGCAGCCTGCGGATCCTCGACCTCGTCAACCGCAGGATCACGCTCCTGTCCGCGGATGGAGGATGGATCGAAACCACAGACATCCGAAGCCTCCACGGGCTCGATTTCGCGGTCATCGACCGTGGCGAGCGGTACGCCGTGTCCGGTTTCGGACAGGTGGACGACGTGCTCGGCGCGACGACCGAGATCGTCGATCGCGGCGGAGTACGGTCCGCCAGCCTCGGCGCCACCCCGGTGGAGTCGTGGGTCGTGAACTTCTTCCGCGCCCCGGTCGCGGTGGACGGGGAGGGCAGCGTGTGGACGACCCGGGCCGGGGAATACGGGTTCGAGGCGTGGGATCCGGAGGGCGGGAGCGGGCCGCGCGCGCGCCTGGCCGGAGACCCGGAGTGGTTTGACCCCGGGCCGCCGCAGCCGGGGGCGCCCGTCTCGGCGCCGGCTCCCTCCATCGTCATCAGCCTTCGTTTCGACCGCGGCCTGCTGTGGGCGGGCACCTGGGTCGCCGACGAGAACCGGGAGGCGAGCTCCGGTGCCGCGCCGTCTCCCCTGGAACTCGACCGGCTCCTCGACACCGTCCTGGACGTGATCGATCCCGCCAGCGGAGCTCTCATCGCGCGTATCCAGCGCGACGAGGCGCTGCGGGGGACGGGCGATGACGCCCTCCTGTTCGGCGTTCGGGAGGACGGCGGCATCGCCCGCGCCGTCATCTTCGAGCCCGCCCTCGCCGGCCCCGCCTGCCCCTCCTCGATGTCGCCCGGGATGTGA
- a CDS encoding ATP-binding cassette domain-containing protein, giving the protein MSTASSRTAEPIFAAEGFAKRFGAAEVLRAASVQAWPGRVTVLLGRNGSGKSTLLRCALGLLGAETGAVRWRGRATLRPRIARMAREGLCFVPAAGLAVPRRCVHAHLTTLAAAFPEARRLTDLDPLDVSPLLGSRVRELSGGERRRVELTLGLLRNPLCLIADEPLTGLAPADQQRAVRALRDAAGRGAAVLITGHEVELLMQAADEVVWITAGGTRVTGTPEQTWRHPEFVRDYLGRRGRTELKTGSKPHPADPDRGRAVDVGSGVSPARRPGRARRIWLPMAGSAVAIWIIVRLVMAAFGAAVGTPLRAGGGTPSLWAAGVTIPVVGICVLLSWIDHLRRGEGAFLSTLGVGRGPPFIAWASTCLALEMAAAAILAAL; this is encoded by the coding sequence GTGAGCACAGCCTCTTCCCGGACGGCCGAGCCGATCTTCGCGGCGGAGGGGTTCGCCAAGCGATTCGGTGCCGCGGAAGTGCTCAGAGCCGCTTCGGTCCAGGCGTGGCCGGGGCGCGTGACGGTCCTCCTCGGGCGCAACGGCTCCGGGAAGAGCACGCTCCTGCGCTGTGCCCTCGGGCTTCTCGGTGCGGAAACCGGCGCCGTCAGGTGGCGCGGACGGGCAACGCTACGCCCGCGGATCGCCCGCATGGCTCGCGAGGGTCTGTGCTTCGTGCCCGCGGCGGGACTGGCCGTTCCGCGTCGGTGCGTTCACGCCCACCTGACCACGCTGGCCGCGGCATTCCCGGAGGCTCGTCGACTGACCGACCTGGATCCGCTCGACGTGTCCCCGCTCCTCGGCAGCCGGGTGCGCGAACTCTCGGGCGGGGAGCGGCGCCGCGTGGAGCTCACGCTCGGACTCCTCCGCAACCCTCTGTGCCTGATCGCCGACGAGCCCCTCACCGGGTTGGCCCCGGCCGACCAGCAGCGGGCGGTCCGCGCCCTGCGCGACGCGGCCGGACGTGGCGCGGCGGTGCTGATCACGGGGCACGAGGTCGAGCTGCTCATGCAGGCCGCGGATGAGGTGGTCTGGATCACGGCGGGAGGGACCCGCGTCACGGGAACTCCGGAACAGACCTGGAGACATCCCGAGTTTGTCCGGGACTACCTCGGCCGCCGCGGCCGAACGGAGCTGAAAACGGGTTCGAAACCGCATCCGGCGGACCCGGACCGCGGTCGGGCCGTAGACGTCGGCTCCGGAGTCTCCCCGGCGCGCCGGCCGGGCCGCGCGCGCCGCATCTGGCTGCCGATGGCCGGCTCTGCGGTGGCGATCTGGATCATCGTCCGGCTCGTGATGGCCGCTTTCGGGGCGGCGGTGGGCACGCCCCTGCGTGCGGGTGGCGGCACGCCGTCCCTGTGGGCCGCGGGCGTCACGATACCTGTCGTCGGGATCTGCGTCCTTCTCTCGTGGATCGACCATCTCCGGCGGGGGGAGGGCGCTTTCCTGTCGACCCTCGGAGTCGGCCGCGGTCCCCCGTTCATCGCCTGGGCCTCGACCTGCCTTGCCCTGGAGATGGCGGCTGCCGCCATTCTCGCTGCCCTGTGA
- the rpsO gene encoding 30S ribosomal protein S15 — protein MEKTEKQGIIEKFSRRENDQGSAPVQIALLTARIEELTGHFRDHPKDHHSRRGLLKMVGRRRRLLNYLRRTDLDRYRTVIEELGLRR, from the coding sequence GTGGAAAAAACAGAGAAGCAGGGAATCATAGAGAAGTTCTCGCGGCGCGAGAACGACCAGGGGTCGGCTCCGGTGCAGATCGCACTGCTCACGGCCCGCATCGAAGAGTTGACCGGGCACTTCCGGGATCATCCGAAGGATCATCACAGTCGACGCGGACTGCTGAAGATGGTTGGTCGGCGCCGTCGACTGTTGAACTACCTCCGCCGGACGGATCTCGACCGCTACCGAACGGTCATCGAGGAGCTCGGGCTACGCCGTTGA